The following coding sequences are from one Haemophilus haemolyticus window:
- the cmoB gene encoding tRNA 5-methoxyuridine(34)/uridine 5-oxyacetic acid(34) synthase CmoB translates to MIDFRPFYQQIATTNLSDWLETLPLQLKEWETQTHGDYAKWSKIVDFLPDLHADKIDLKSAVKSDRTFPLSEGEKQRIIHHLKQLMPWRKGPYHLFSIHVDCEWRSDFKWERVLPHLAPLQGRTILDVGCGSGYHMWRMVGEGAKMVVGIDPTELFLCQFEAVRKLLNNDRRANLIPLGIEQMQPLAAFDTVFSMGVLYHRKSPLDHLSQLKNQLVKGGELVLETLVVDGDVNTVLVPADRYAKMKNVYFIPSVAALINWLEKVGFTNVRCVDVATTTLEEQRKTDWLENESLIDFLDPNDHSKTIEGYQAPKRAVILANK, encoded by the coding sequence ATGATCGACTTTCGCCCTTTTTATCAACAAATTGCGACCACAAATTTATCAGACTGGTTAGAGACCTTACCACTCCAATTAAAAGAATGGGAAACTCAAACTCATGGCGATTATGCGAAATGGAGCAAAATTGTTGATTTCCTACCTGATTTACATGCTGACAAAATCGATCTAAAAAGTGCGGTAAAATCTGACCGCACTTTTCCCCTTTCAGAAGGTGAAAAACAACGAATTATCCATCATTTAAAACAATTAATGCCATGGCGAAAAGGGCCTTATCATCTTTTCAGCATTCATGTAGATTGTGAATGGCGTTCAGATTTTAAGTGGGAGCGTGTTCTTCCTCATTTAGCACCGCTGCAAGGTCGCACTATTTTAGATGTGGGTTGTGGCAGCGGTTACCATATGTGGAGAATGGTAGGCGAAGGCGCAAAAATGGTCGTTGGGATTGATCCTACCGAGCTTTTTCTTTGCCAATTTGAAGCAGTACGCAAGCTGCTTAATAATGATCGTCGAGCAAATCTTATCCCACTTGGCATTGAGCAAATGCAACCATTAGCGGCATTTGACACTGTATTTTCAATGGGCGTACTCTATCATCGTAAATCACCATTAGATCATTTAAGCCAGTTGAAAAATCAATTGGTAAAAGGTGGTGAATTGGTATTAGAAACGCTAGTGGTGGATGGTGATGTAAATACTGTGCTCGTACCAGCAGATCGCTATGCAAAAATGAAAAATGTTTATTTTATCCCATCTGTCGCCGCACTAATCAACTGGCTAGAAAAAGTTGGCTTTACCAACGTACGTTGTGTGGATGTTGCGACAACTACATTAGAAGAACAGCGTAAAACTGATTGGTTGGAAAATGAAAGCCTGATTGACTTCTTAGATCCAAATGATCACAGTAAAACTATTGAAGGTTATCAAGCACCAAAAAGAGCGGTAATTTTAGCAAACAAATAA